From the genome of Streptococcus oralis:
GTGCTTCTTCAAAAACAGCCTGACCAATCCCTGTTTCCCTATCCAAGATGACAAAATCAGACTTGCTCAAGTTCAAACGTTGCATAAAATAGCGCATAAGGGCTGGCTTTCCGTACAGAATCCGGTCCTTAAATCGATAGACCTCTTCCTGGCCTTCAGTCAGCAAGATATCGTAAGCAGTGCTGCCATCTTCATTGAAAAAGGTTCGTTGATAGAGCCTAGCCACCTGGTCTTTAGGTGCGAAATATTCTGTACAGTAACGCGTGTAGGAGAAATAATCCTTGCGAATCAAGTTCCCCCCAAACACATACTCTGCATGCTGTACCAGATTCTTAGCCGAGTCTACCAAGTAGCAGGTCACAAACTTGTCCTCATCTGAAAAGTAGACGCGCAAGATCTTGCCATCCTGCTCCCTATGACTCTCAAGGCCACCAAAAGAGGCCAAGACCTCGTCAACTGTAACACTGGTCGGTGCTAGCTTGATATCTGTAAAATGATTGTAAAGCCAGATTACCTGATTATCCGCAAAGCCGATATTGGCCGTTAAGTGCTGGATATTGTCTGCTAAAATCAAGTCGGTAAAGATAAACTTAGATGCTAGGTCTAAGCTTCTAAAAATCCCTGCTCGGTAGACCTGGGCATACTCGACACCACTACTCGCCCAACCGATTCCTAGATTTATATTGTAAATTGTCATATGATCCTCTTTTTATGGAAAATGGGTGAGAATCTCACCTTTGGGCGTTACTTCCACAATCCCCATGAGAAGATTGCGTACCATATCTGTACGGATTTGTTGCTTCATGGTTTCAAATCCTGCATAGGCCTCCTGATAGTACTCCACGATAGGGTTCTTTTGAGAAGCAGACTGGCTCCCGATTGCTAGACTGAGCTGTTGCAGGTAGTCGACTTGCTCAACCCAGTTGTCATCAATAGCCTTGAGCATGGATATTCTCAGAAAGGAGTCATAGAGCTGGTGAGGTTGGAGGACTTCTTTTTTAGCTGCGATTTCCTTGGCTATTATTTTCTCTAGTAACTCCCGAATCTGATCTGCATCAGCTAAATCCAGATCAGCCGGTAATTCTCTCATCCCAAAGCTAATATTTGTTACGATGAAGTGAAAGAGCTCTTGGGGACTGCTATAGGTTTTTTCTGAGATTTGTTTGGTATAGTCTGCCAGTATATCCTCAAGAATATGCTCCAGGTCACGACTTCCATCCAGCAAACGATCTCTTTCTTTGTAGACCATCTGACGCTGAATATTGACACTTTCCGCATACTCTAAGGTTTGTCTGCGTGCAGAGCGACTGGCACTATCACTAGCCTCTTGAGCTTTTCTGACGAGATTGCGGTACTTGCGAGCCTTGAGTAGGATGGGTTTGCTGATATCTTCCACTTGATAGTCTTGGTACAGGTCGTGAACCCAAGACGGTCCGAACTTTTTGATCACATCATCTTCAAGCGACACGAAAAATTGAGACATGCCTGGATCACCCTGGCGGCCAGAACGACCTCTGATTTGCAGGTCAATCCGTCGGCTCTCCATCCGCTCAGTACCAATCACAACCAAACCGCCTAACTCTGCTACCCCCGGACCGAGTTTGATATCTGTCCCTCGACCTGCCATAGAAGTCGCAACGGTCACTGCCCCCATCTGTCCAGACTCTGCGATGATCTGGGCTTCACGCGCCGCATGATTGGCATTAAGGACATTGTGGGAAATCCCCTCTCGCAAGAGCAAGGACGAGTAAAGTTGGGACATTTCAACAGATCCGACAAAGATCAGGAGTGGATTGCCTTTGGCGTGATAGGTCTTTATAGCTTCGAGAGAAGCATACACTTTCTCAGGGAGTGTCACATAGAGATTGTCCGAATGGTCCATTCGCCTAAGTGGGCGATTGGTTGGGATGCGAATGACAGACATATTGTAGGTTTCGAAAAATTCTTTTTCTGCCACCTTTCCCGTTCCTGTCATACCAGAGATTTTACGAAACATCTTAAAGAGACTCTGGTAGGTGATTGAAGCCATGGCTCTGGTTTCAGGAGAGAGCTTCACATGTTCCTTGGCTTCGATGGCTTGATGGAGACCACCTTGAAGTTTGGTCATTTCCATCAGGCGACCTGTTCCCTTGTCTAACAAGACCATTTCTTGCCCTCGAACCAGGTAGTCCTTGTCCTTAGTAAAGAGCGTATGGGCTCTGAGAGCATAGACCAGATGCCGAACATAACTAGCATACTCTTCCTTGTAGAGATGGTCGATTGCTAGGAATCCCTCAACCGTCTGAGCCCCCTTTCGGGTCAACCAAACTTGGTCTTTTTCTTCCTTGTAGATGTAGTCTTCTCCCTCAACCAAGGTCGTCACTAGGGTATCAATCATCCCATAATAGTTAGACTGGACACGGGGAGAACCTGCGATAATCAAGGGAGTTTGGGCACTATCGAGTAGAATGTCATCGATCTCATCAATGATGACATAGTTAAAGGGAGGCAGGAATTTCCCCTCACGAGTGGATGCAAGATTGTCATTGAGATAGTCAAAGCCCAGGACACTATTGGTCGTGTAGACGATATCTGAAGTGTAGATCTTTCTTTTCTCTTCCGCAGCCAAGTCCTCTTTTGGATCCTCTGAAAAAGGCAGACCGACAGTTAGACCTAAAAATTGGTAGACTGGGCCCATTTCACCTGCGTCCCGTTTAGCCAGATAGTCATTGGTCGTGACCAGCATGCTACCTTTTCCCGTTAGGGCATTGAGATAGAGAGGCATAGTTGCAGTCAAGGTCTTGCCTTCACCCGTATTCATCTCAGCCACATTTCCTTGGTGGATCACAATGGCACCCATGACTTGCACATCATATGGAAAGAGACCCAAGACACGTTTATCTGCCTCACGAACAAGGGCATAGGCTTCTACCAATAGCTCATCCAAGGTTTCTCCCTGGGCAAGACGCTGGCGAAACTCCTCTGTCTTGGCAGCCATTTCCTCATCACGGAGAGCTGCCATCTCTTCTTTGAGGGCGTTGATTTGGCTTAGAAGCCTCTTGACCTTTCTCAGTTGTCTTTCCTGATACAAATGATTAAACACCAGCATCCCCCTCAATAGAAAACGAAACAAAGTCCAGAGCCTCAAAACCTGCACTAATCAAGGAAAGTCGATAGGTGTAGGCCGTTTCAGGATAGGTGAAGCTAAAGGAAAATTGTCTTTCAATCTTCTCCTCGATAATTTCCTCATAACGGTTTAAAAAGGTCAGTTTGAGATAGAGGCCATTGGCCGGTTGAACCTGCATCTTCATAGATAGACGGTAGGTATGATTTTTCTTAAGAAGAGGGAGGCTGGGTTGGCTTCTGGTAGCCTGGTAGTTGACACTAGAAAACCAGGTTTTCAGAGTCTCACCTGAAGCCAGTAAAGGGTTTTTCAGGGTAACGTGACCATCTGCATGATAGGTGATCTGGCTACCATAAAGATAAGTGGCTCCCATCTCACCCCACCTAATATCCTCTCTCTTGATGATAATCATGTCTCACCTCTTCCGTATTCTTCTAGTATCATCTTGTAAAAATGAATAAACCAGGAAACGTTTGTACCTGTGTCATCATTGTGTCGACCTGCGGTTCCTTTGGACAAAATCTTGGCTCCTGTCTGGCAAAGAGTCTCCACTAGCTGGTCATAGGCACCACTATCCATATCCTCGTCCTTCATGTAAGAAAGGCCAAAGGTCGTCTGGGAAAAATCAGCTTGTTTAAATCGGGTCCAAAAACGTTGGTCCAAGTCCTTCATGTCTTTCTGGCTCACTCCTCCTGTCTGAAGGTGCAAGACATCAAAGCTAGTTGGAAAGACTCCTGGCGCCTCTAGTCGGCCCCGCTGTGCGATGGTTCCTAGATTGGTCAAGGGTTTTCCGACTACGACACCCTTGGGTTCAAAGTGGGATCCATAGTAGAGGGCAGGGAAGGTTCCCATTGACAGGCCAGATAGGATCAAGTCACTTCTATCCAAGCCTAGATAGTCTAGATAGTGTTGGATGGTTGCTTGAATTTTATCTTCTAATTCCTCAGTTCCTAGGTAAAAGGCTCCTCCTTCTAATCGAGGGTCCGAAAAGAGGAGAAAGGGGCATCTGAGATTCTTCATCATCCAGTAACCCTCAAAACCTTCCGCCGGACGGTAACCTGAGAAATAGACTGCTAGAGGAGGCTTGAAATCCCCCGGGTGAAAGAAATAGTTGATTTCCTCGCGTTTTTTGTCATGTAGGATATTGCCTCCGAGAACAAACTTTCCAAACTGTTTCCGGCTCCAGCGTTGGTGGAGATTGCCGATCTTGACCTTTCCCTGACCACGCGCTTCAAGAGAAATGCTCAGATAAGCATCATAGTCTTGCTCCACTATGATTGCTGAGGCAAAGTCTGCTTCCTCAAGGAGAATATCCTGTTTTATCTCTGAGATGGATCCTGCTGGGATCTTTCGCAAACGCAAGCGCAATTCCACTGGTCCACTCTTTTCATATTCGAGCCAGAGTTCGATTGGCGAGTGGGCTTGGACGGTCTGATTATAGGCCCAAGAGGCTAGCTGGGTATAGGTTTTCCCAAAATCACCTTCTAATTCCAGATGCTCAAATCCTTGATAGGAGACAGAGCCTTGGAAACTCGGGTGAATCCGTATCGTAACTGGACTCAGCTTGTCTCCATAACCACCTTCAAAGAGGGAGGTGGAGAGGTCTCGAACAAAGCCCTGTCGGTCTGACAGGTCCATCGCTTGCATGCAGTGCTGTTTGATGAGGTTCTGAATGTTTTTATCCTGACTTGCAAACTGTTCGGGATAGAAAACCGTATAGGGTTCCAAGCTAGATGCAAAAGGCAACAAATCTACTAAATAAGCTCCATCCGTGAGAATGACAGCATGAAAGTGCTCTAGGTCATTCTCATCCATGATTTTCTGGATAGCAGACGGTTTGTTGGGAGGAACATGATACCAGTCTAGTTGAGCTGGTAGGGCAAGCGTATCTCGCCAATCCTCTGGACCGATTTGCAAGATCTTATACTTCTTTTCCATGAGTCACCTCCTCCAACCACTTTTCTAGCTTGATTAGGAATTGCTCGCCAGTGTGTTCCTTTATCTTTTCAATGGAATGGATTAAAGCATCATTCCACACCTGCAGGCTATCGAGATAGTAATGGGCAGCTTGCGCAAAATCCGCAATATTTTCCAACAGATAGCCATTCTTCTGATGGCTGACATACTCTGTTTTGACCCTATTGATTTGAGGGATACCAGCACTAATCCCCGCAATTTGGGTATAGAGGAGAGGCTGGCTGTTCAGATCGACAATCAAACGAACAAATTCCAGCTGCTTGATTAACTCCGATTCATCCTTCATATTGACAAACGAATAACGCATAGCCTGATGGCGATTGTCCTCAAGCGGATTTTCAGCTCCTTGGTAATCAACTTCCTTCTCCAATTCCTGATCTTGAAACCTCTCTGCGACCATCTTAGCAACTCGTGTTTCCAGCTGTTTCATTTCTTCTTGACTAGCAGCAAAGGCTCCAAAAACCAGCTCCGTATCCTTGTTTTCAGAAAGGAAATGCAAGACCTGATAGAGAGCTTGGTCCTCTATCCCCTGCTCAAAGTCCAGTTGATAGTAGAGGATTGACTCCTTCCGAGTCTGACTCTTTCCCAGCTCCAAGCGGGTATCAAAAGGCGATAAATGTCGGAACTTCTCGGCTTGTTCTGGAAAGCCAGATTGAGCCAAGCGCAAGGTGTCCTCCCTGTCAACCAGAACTAGGTCCACCTTAGGCAACAAATCCGCCAACTGAGGTAATTGCTCTTGAGGATTTCGTCCGATAAAAAGACTGAGAACCTTGGTACTTTGACGGGGCAATCGTTCTAAAAGGAAAGTATTATGCTGGTCACACGCAGGCAGAAAATAGGTCGCTCCTTCCTCAGGGAGTTGGGCTATTTTCTTCTCAAAAAACTCCGCCATCAAATCTCCCATATCTCGGTAAGACTCTTTTTGGAAACGAAAAGCAAAGATAGGATTGACCTCGATACGCCCCCCATCTTGCAAGTACTCTCTAAACTGCCACAGTCCCTTGGGATTGAGGTAGTCTTGGTAGAGAGCCTGGCCCTCTTCGTAGTAAATCACACTGGAAACCAGCCCCCGATCATCCATTAGGTAATTGGCAGACAAAAGCCCATCTTCCTTGAAATACTGAATCGTACTGATAAAACCTTCTATCCCATGCTCTACCTGGGCATAGGGCTTGCCATCCTTCAGCACCAGAATAGTAAAGGGACTGTAAACAAAGTCGCAATCCTCATCCCACTCAATATCTCTGAGCTGCAAGACCTGTGGTCGAATCTCATGAAAATCCTGCAATTCATCAAATAAGGAATAAACCGGTGCTTCTAAAATACCTTGGCGATGGAGAAAATAGCGCAAATGAGGCTGATAGGACAAAAGGAGGACCTGTGCAGGAATCCCTTGGCGTTGCATCAGGCGAATCTGATTGAAGGTGTCATCAAATTCTAGCTTAAAATGAGAAAAATACCAAGGTGTCAAATCGGCATGCCAGGGACGCTCCTTGCCATACCAAGCTGGGATAAAGTAATACATCAAAACCTCCTAGAATAGTGGCCGATACCTTTCATTTAGTCGGAGCGCTTGCAGTTCGTCGTGAATCGTAAAGAGCATGCCGCTCAAAATTAAAAAGAGTCCGGGAATCATGCTGACTTTTAACAAACTCTCATCCTTCAAGACAAACAAGATCGGAAGTCCAGCCAAGGTAACGTTAAAGACTGCACCTATCAGAGCAAATCGTAGAACCAAGCGATTTATAAAGCGACTAGTATCCTCACCGGGATAGACTCCGTAGATGTAATCTCCTGATTCCTTCATCCGATCTGCGATCTGTTGACCACTCACATTGACAAAGGCAAAGGCAATGCTAAAGACAAAGAGGATAAGGATATAAGCGTAAATCCACAAGGGTTTCCCCATCGCATACTGCTCCAGTAGGGCAGGGTAGAGCGGATTGCCCTTATCCAGATGGTGAAGCAAGAGCAAGAGATAAGAAGGCAAGCCCATGAGACTCATCACATACATATAAGGCATGCCACCAGCAGGATTGAGCATGATTTCCAGATAGGAATAGCGTTTAAAGCGAGAATGAAGGCCTATTTTATTGATAGGGATGCGGTATCGCGCTCGGTAAAAGAGAACGACTAGATAGGTAAAGAGGACACCAAGCACTACCAATAGGAAAAGCAGCCAAGGAGAGATCTTATGAACTTGGACCGATTGGAGGATGTCCTGAGGGAGTGAAGCCACCATACTTGCCAATAAAATGACGACAGGGCCTCCAACTCCGATAGACGCATTGATGTCCGACAGCCAAACTAAGAAGAAGGTCCCCGCAACCAAAAGGCTGGTATTGAGGAGAAAGACCAAGAAGGGATTGTAGGGAGCTTGGACAGGGAGGTTTGTCGTCAAGGCCAAGGCCTGAATCAAGGCAATCCCTAGCGTCAAGTACATTTTTCGCCTATCCTGGACTTCTGAAGAAACTGAATTTAAGCCCAGCTTCTTCGAAAAGGAAAACATCTGCCACAAGATCATAGCTGACATCCAGGGGGAAAGTCCGATTGAAAAGAGAGAGAGGCTACGAAGATTTCCACCAGTCAGGGCTACTGAAAAGTCCAGATAGACTGCGCCTCCTCCGAGAAAATCCCGACTATTGAGGTTAACAAAAGGAAGAGCGATACGACTCCCGAGCACATAAATAAAGAGCAAAAACAGGGTGTGCATCCCTTTTTTTACTGCTATCGATGAACGAAATTTTTTCACTAGCTCCTCCTTTTCATTTTCATCCTTCCATCATCCTATCAGACGTGAATAGTCCAGCCCATTTTTCTTGGAATTTTCAAATCCTCATCTCAGTTTTCGTGTCGTTTCTCTCTCAGATAAGCCTTCAGAGCTGCTACCATTTCTTCCGGTTTTTCTGCTGAAAAAACACCTGCATAGGCACTTTTAGGTAGTTCCTGGGACTGGGTATTGTCAAAAGTCAAGATCGGTTTATCAAAGCGTGAAATATAGTCATAAACAACACTCAACTTGTCATCGTGGTTAATATCAAGATAGACATCTGTCTGCTGGATCAGTTTTTCGACCAAGAGGGGGAAGGTGTTGGGATAGAGGGTAACATTTTTAAAACGTGACAAGAGCATGAGTTCCGGTGCCATCGTCGTATAGGCTGCGATGTAGAAATGCACCTCTGGCAAGGCTTGAACCAGATAGTCGATTTTCTCAAGATGCCAGGAGTTGGTCAAATTGACACAAGTCATAACTGGCTGATAGACTGTGACTGGATAGTCAATTCCAGCCTGACGCCATTTTTCAGTAATGGCAGACCACTCCATCAGATGATAGTGCCACCAAACCTCACGCAAACGCCCAACCGAATGAGTATTCCAAGGTTTGTCCTGAGAGAGGAAATGCAAGATAGCTGGCAGAGGCTCCAAAGGGATTTGGAAGATAAATTCATGTCCATGTGATGCAGCCCCACTGTCAAAACCAATCTGGAAATTATAGTTCTGATCCAGAGGAGCATAGCTGTCATGAAAGAGCATATTGAGGATAGACTGGTCCCCTTCACTGACATGTTGGTGTTCCCGCTCCGTCAGCTCAACTAGCTCTTGTCTCACAGCTTCTGATCGCCATTTTTTGTTATTGATCAAGAGTACACCTGCATTAAAGCCAACTCCAACTCCAAAACAAGATGGTGCCGCGGCCAAGTAGTTTTCCCCCAAGTCCATTTCAAAGAGGGGCGTCAAATCAGCCGTCACTACCAGATCGCTGTCCAAGTAAAGAACCTTGTCCTCTGCAACAAAATCAGGGATAAAATAACGGGCAAAGGTCATGTGATTGATATGGGGCAGTTTGTTGCTCCAGTTCATCTGAAACTGGGCGCCAAGCATCTTGACATCCACTAACTCACCGCCCATTTGCTCTACTATCGGTCTGAGAGCACGGAACCACTCCTGGGGAATATCCTGGTTAAAGATATAGACCTTGACATGGCTATTATGGTAGCAGAGAGACTTGAGCGCTGTTTCAATCTGACGAATATAGGCATAATCTCCTGCAAGAACAATTGTTTTTTTCATTTAGTTTCCTTCAGTTTACAACGACTGCTTCTTTGATTCCAAAAGCGTGCGGATAGACTCGATCATTTGACCTACGGCTGCTGGTGAGTAGACATGACTGTAACCACTCGACTCATGACTAGTGGTCTCAAAAGCAAATATAGGGATTTCTCTTTGCTGCACCTCTTGGATAATGTTTGCAATTTCATCCTCATGATTGATATCCAAGTAAAAGTCAATCTTTTCTAGGACCTTTTTGACATTCATGGGATTAAAGTAAGGATAGAGGCGTACATTCAGATGCGATTGCAAGTTCATGATTTCCGGCGCAAAATTGGTATGAGCTAGGATAGAGAACTCAACATCGGGCAATTCTTGGATTAGGTGCTCGATTTGCTCTATGTGACACGTATTGGTAAAAATAGCGGTCGCATACTGAGGAGCTTGAACTAAAGATGCCAATCCTTTATGGAAATCACATTTTTTCATGACGATATCAGACCACTCTAGTCCGTAGTAAAACCACCAGTCCTCCCTGAAACGATTGAGGTTGATTTGGTACCAAGGCTTGTCCCCTGTATAATGGATAATCTTGGCTGACTTCTCAGTAGCAAGAGAATCCCTATACCAAGTATCCATCTGGTAATTTCGAGCCACTGTATCCATACCAACCATAAAATTATAGGTAGCTGGCAGCGATTTCCAACGACCTTCAAAGAGGTGATTTAACACGCCCTGATCACCAAAAACTTGGTCATGCAGTTGGTCTGTCAAGCTCAACAAGTGCTCCGTCACCTTTTCTTGGCGCCAGAGAGCCACATTAATCAGCAAGACACCTGCATTAAAAGTGCTAGGAACTAGCGCATCTGCGACAGCAGCTACTGGCCAGTCTGCCATATCTTCTAAAAAGAGTTGATCTAGGTTTGATCTAACGATAATATCCGAATCCATGTACAAGGCTAGATCTTCGCTAACAAACTGAGGAATAAAATAACGAAAGAAAGTTGCATAACTTAAGTGAGCTAGTGGTAAACGATACCCTTTCAAACCTTGATGACTAATCTTGACATTGACGATTTTTGAGGCTAGAGGTTCTAAACGTCTCTCCATGAGCTGAAACCATTCAGATGGCAAATCATCATTGAAAACATAAAAAGTCACTGCTCGGTTATGGGCACAAATTGACTTGATTGTTGTCTCAATCTTGTCCATATATGCATTATCACCACCGAGTACAATGGCTTTTTGAAGCTCTTTTTTCATTTCGTCCCCTTTTCTTTTCACATTCTTTTGGCTACTTTTCTACTACTATAGTTCTGATTTTTTCGATGATTATCTCACCTTCCTATTATACCTTTTCCCCTAGTTTATTTCAAACTCAAAAGAGGATTTCCCTCTTCTCACATATAGAAAAAACCTTTGAAAAATCATGTTTTCAAAGGTTTTCCATTTTACTATTTATTCATTGATTTTTATATCTTATCAATGACTTTCTTGATCGTCATTCTGACTCTTCTTGGCAAGAAGACCGATACCTGTCACAGCTGCCAATGCTCCCAATAAAGCAGATGCTACGGAAGTCGACGCTCCTGTATTTGGCAAGACTTGTTTTGGCTTGCTTGAAGCAGATTGACCTTGTCTTGTAATGTTTGCCATTGAGAGAGAGGTGCTTGTTGAAGTAGATGCCAGAGCACTTGCTGACGCAGATCTACTAATAGAATCTGAAGTTGAGAGACTAGTGATAATCGACGCTGACTCGCTCACTGACATGCTTGCTGAAACCGAAGTACTTGCTAGAGTCGATTCACTGGCTAACATGCTAGCTGAGAGTGATTCGCTCACTGAAGTACTTGTTGAGATCGAAGCACTCTCCAACGCCAACTCGTCTGCTAGCATACTTGCAGAAGTTGATGTACTTGTTGATACCGATTGGCTAGCACTGACTGATGCAGACTGGCTCGAGCTTACAGATACAGACTCACTCGCGCTGGCAGATGCAGACTGGCTAGCGCTGGCTGAAGCCGATTCGCTTGAGCTGACTGAGGCTGACTGGCTGGCACTCAATGAAGCCGATTGACTCGAGCTTACTGAGGCGGACTCACTTGAGCTTGCCGAAGCTGATTGACTCAAGCTTACTGATGCTGACTGACTAGCGCTCACTGAGGCTGACTGACTCGAACTTGCCGATGCCAATTGACTCGAGCTGGCTGAAGCGGATTCGCTCGAACTTACCGAAGCAGACTGACTAGCGCTTACTGATGCAGATTGGCTTGAGCTTATAGATACTGATTGACTAGCGCTGGCTGAGGCTGACTGGCTTGAGCTTGCTGACGCAGATTGACTCGAGCTGACTGATGCGGATTGGCTTGCGCTAACTGAAGCGGATTGGCTTGAACTTACTGATGCGGACTGACTCGAGCTTACAGACGCAGACTGACTGGCGCTCACTGACGCTGATTGGCTAGCACTCGCTGAAGCTGATTGGCTCGAGCTTACAGATGCAGACTGACTGGCACTCACTGAAGCGGATTGACTAGCACTTACTGATGTTGATTCACTTGCGCTGGCTGAAGCGGACTCACTTGCGCTTACTGAAGCGGATTGACTCGAGCTTACAGACGCAGACTGACTGGCGCTCACTGACGCTGATTGGCTAGCGCTCGCTGATGCCGATTCGCTTGAACTTACTGAAGCTGACTGGCTAGCACTCGCTGAAGCTGATTGGCTCGAACTTACAGATGCAGACTGACTGGCACTTACTGATGCTGATTCACTTGCGCTGGCTGAAGCTGATTGACTCGAACTTACAGATGCAGACTCACTCGAACTTACTGAGGCAGACTGACTTGCGCTCACTGAAGCGGATTGGCTCGCGCTCACTGAAGCAGATTCGCTGGAGCTTACAGACGCTGATTGACTCGAGCTTACTGATGCAGACTGACTCGAGCTGGCTGACGCAGATTCACTTGCGCTCACTGATGCGGATTGACTAGCACTCACTGATGCGGATTGGCTCGAGCTTACAGACGCTGACTGACTCGAGCTGGCTGACGCAGATTCACTTGCGCTCACTGAAGCGGACTGACTCGAACTTGCTGAGGCTGATTCACTTGCGCTCGCTGAGGCTGATTCGCTGGAGCTGACTGAGGCTGACTGGCTGGTGCTTACTGAAACAGACTGACTTGCACTCACTGACGCTGATTGGCTGGCGCTGGCTGAAGCGGATTGACTTGCACTTACTGATGCAGATCGGCTGGTGCTTACTGAGGCTGATTCACTCGCACTTACCGATGCTGACTCACTGGCGCTCACCGAAGCAGACTCACTCGAACTTACTGAAGCGGACTCACTTGCGCTTGCTGAAGCTGACTGACTCGAACTTACTGAGGCAGACTCACTCGAACTTGCTGAAGCCGATTGGCTCGAACTCACCGATGCAGACTGACTGGCACTCACTGACGCTGACTGACTGGCACTCACTGACGCCGATTGACTGGAGCTGGCTGAGGCAGACTGGCTGGAGCTTACTGAAGCAGATTCACTTGAACTTACTGAAGCGGACTGACTGGCACTCGTTGAAGCGGACTGGCTCGAACTTACTGAAGCGGATTGGCTGGAGCTTACCGATGCTGATTGACTCGCACTTGCTGAAGCAGACTGACTTGAGCTTACGGACGCTGACTGGCTAGCACTTGCAGATGCTGATTGGCTCGAACTTGCTGAGGCAGATTGGCTGGCACTCAATGAAGCCGATTGACTCGAGCTTGCAGATGCTGACTGGCTGGAGCTTACTGAGGCAGACTGGCTCGCGCTCGCTGAAGCGGATTGGCTGGAGCTTACCGATGCTGATCGACTCGCACTTGCTGAAGCAGACTGACTTGAGCTTACGGACGCTGACTGGCTCGAACTTGCTGAGGCTGACTGACTCGAGCTCAATGATGCAGACTGGCTCGAGCTGACTGAAGCTGACTCACTCGCACTTACAGATGCAGATTCGCTTGAACTTACAGATGCAGATTCGCTTGAACTTACAGATG
Proteins encoded in this window:
- a CDS encoding glycosyltransferase; this translates as MKKTIVLAGDYAYIRQIETALKSLCYHNSHVKVYIFNQDIPQEWFRALRPIVEQMGGELVDVKMLGAQFQMNWSNKLPHINHMTFARYFIPDFVAEDKVLYLDSDLVVTADLTPLFEMDLGENYLAAAPSCFGVGVGFNAGVLLINNKKWRSEAVRQELVELTEREHQHVSEGDQSILNMLFHDSYAPLDQNYNFQIGFDSGAASHGHEFIFQIPLEPLPAILHFLSQDKPWNTHSVGRLREVWWHYHLMEWSAITEKWRQAGIDYPVTVYQPVMTCVNLTNSWHLEKIDYLVQALPEVHFYIAAYTTMAPELMLLSRFKNVTLYPNTFPLLVEKLIQQTDVYLDINHDDKLSVVYDYISRFDKPILTFDNTQSQELPKSAYAGVFSAEKPEEMVAALKAYLREKRHEN
- a CDS encoding glycosyltransferase, translating into MKKELQKAIVLGGDNAYMDKIETTIKSICAHNRAVTFYVFNDDLPSEWFQLMERRLEPLASKIVNVKISHQGLKGYRLPLAHLSYATFFRYFIPQFVSEDLALYMDSDIIVRSNLDQLFLEDMADWPVAAVADALVPSTFNAGVLLINVALWRQEKVTEHLLSLTDQLHDQVFGDQGVLNHLFEGRWKSLPATYNFMVGMDTVARNYQMDTWYRDSLATEKSAKIIHYTGDKPWYQINLNRFREDWWFYYGLEWSDIVMKKCDFHKGLASLVQAPQYATAIFTNTCHIEQIEHLIQELPDVEFSILAHTNFAPEIMNLQSHLNVRLYPYFNPMNVKKVLEKIDFYLDINHEDEIANIIQEVQQREIPIFAFETTSHESSGYSHVYSPAAVGQMIESIRTLLESKKQSL